One Thermoanaerobacter pseudethanolicus ATCC 33223 DNA window includes the following coding sequences:
- a CDS encoding ABC transporter ATP-binding protein, producing MKSFATVIPFIKKHKWDYIIGIIFLLAVDLLQMIVPHLLGSVTDLFKSKDLTPKVLLTYSFWIIGIAILVFAFRFIWRMKIMGMSRLLEKELREQLFAKFLELSPQYYNEHKTGDLMAHATNDINAVRMAVGPGIILSVDASFLGISIILIMVFTIDPKLTILALLPLPVIALVVSRFGKVIHSRFLKVQEAFASLTDKVQESISGIRVIKAFVQEKEEIENFRGENLRNFKANMDMIKIWGLFDPTVQFLAALSFTIALLYGGIQVIKGIITLGDFVAFTSYLGMLIWPMMAFGWVINIFQRGSASMERLNIIFSEVPEITDNYADPNITVIDGNIKIKNLTFSYKKGLPPVLKNINISLPKGKTLAIIGKTGSGKSTLVNLLARLYKVPQDTIFIDGHDINEIPLKVLRENIGFVPQDNFIFSDTIANNIAFVNEEPLEKIQQFATIADVHKDIMDFPQQYQTIVGERGVTLSGGQKQRIAIARALIKEPKILILDDSLSAVDTNTEETILSNLRKYMKNRTTIIVSHRISTIKNADEIIVLDNGEIVERGTHEELIKLKGLYNSIYEKQQLEDAILKEV from the coding sequence ATGAAAAGTTTTGCAACAGTTATTCCATTTATAAAAAAGCACAAGTGGGATTACATAATAGGTATAATTTTTTTATTAGCAGTAGACTTGCTTCAAATGATAGTTCCCCATTTATTAGGTTCAGTAACTGATTTATTTAAAAGTAAAGACTTAACTCCAAAGGTATTGTTAACGTATTCCTTTTGGATAATAGGTATAGCTATTTTGGTATTTGCTTTTAGATTCATTTGGCGTATGAAAATAATGGGGATGTCAAGGCTTTTGGAAAAAGAACTAAGGGAACAACTTTTTGCTAAGTTTCTTGAACTTTCACCACAATATTACAATGAACACAAAACAGGTGATTTAATGGCTCATGCCACAAATGACATAAATGCCGTCAGAATGGCAGTAGGACCTGGAATTATATTGTCTGTAGATGCATCATTTTTAGGTATTTCTATAATACTTATAATGGTATTTACAATTGATCCGAAACTTACTATTTTAGCTTTACTTCCTTTGCCCGTTATTGCACTGGTAGTCAGCCGCTTTGGCAAAGTCATTCACTCAAGATTTTTAAAAGTTCAAGAAGCTTTTGCCTCTTTAACAGATAAAGTTCAAGAAAGCATATCTGGCATAAGAGTGATTAAAGCCTTTGTTCAAGAAAAAGAGGAAATAGAAAACTTTAGAGGAGAAAATCTAAGAAATTTTAAAGCAAATATGGATATGATTAAAATCTGGGGATTATTTGACCCTACTGTTCAATTTTTAGCAGCATTAAGTTTTACAATAGCCTTACTTTACGGCGGAATACAAGTTATAAAAGGAATAATCACTTTAGGAGATTTTGTAGCATTCACCAGCTACTTGGGAATGCTTATCTGGCCTATGATGGCATTTGGCTGGGTGATAAATATTTTTCAGAGAGGTTCTGCCTCTATGGAAAGACTTAATATAATTTTCAGTGAAGTACCCGAAATAACAGATAACTATGCCGATCCAAATATTACAGTAATTGACGGAAATATAAAAATAAAAAATCTCACATTTTCTTATAAAAAAGGCCTACCTCCTGTTTTAAAAAATATAAACATAAGTCTTCCAAAGGGAAAAACTCTGGCTATAATAGGTAAAACTGGTAGTGGCAAAAGCACTCTTGTAAATTTACTTGCAAGACTTTACAAAGTACCGCAAGATACCATATTTATTGATGGGCATGACATCAACGAAATACCTTTAAAAGTTTTAAGAGAAAACATTGGTTTTGTACCTCAGGACAACTTTATATTTTCAGATACTATAGCCAATAATATAGCCTTTGTCAATGAAGAACCCCTAGAAAAAATACAACAATTTGCCACAATAGCAGATGTCCACAAAGATATAATGGACTTTCCACAGCAATATCAAACAATTGTAGGCGAAAGAGGAGTAACTCTCTCAGGCGGTCAAAAGCAAAGGATAGCTATCGCAAGAGCTTTAATAAAAGAACCAAAAATCCTTATTTTAGACGATAGTCTCTCTGCTGTAGATACAAACACAGAAGAAACCATATTAAGCAATTTACGTAAATATATGAAAAATAGAACAACTATAATCGTCTCTCATAGAATCTCTACTATAAAAAACGCTGATGAAATCATAGTATTAGATAATGGGGAAATAGTTGAAAGGGGAACCCATGAGGAACTTATTAAGCTAAAAGGTCTTTATAACAGTATTTATGAAAAACAACAATTGGAAGATGCAATATTAAAAGAAGTTTAA
- a CDS encoding ABC transporter ATP-binding protein, translated as MEYQQEEVMAKPFDIKIMKRLLTYAKPYWLYIFIAAVSILLVTASNLLRPYLVQKAIDNYINNPNIPKAEAINGVTHIGILYLIIITVAFIINYGQIYLIQYTGQKIIFNLRQQIFEHLQSLSLSFFDKNPVGRLVTRVTNDTDTLNEMYTSVIANLFNDIFIIFGIIIAMVSYNVKLALISLSTTPLIIVGMYIYRKLASQAYRLVRVRLARINAFLSEHISGMKIVQLFVTEHKKSKEFEKINKDYYDANMRQLTIFAIFRPSMDVIYSLTLALLIWYGGKDIISHKIEFGVLYAFVNYLQQLFQPIFDISEKYDILQSAMASAERIFILLDTKEQIKDPKEPIPLEDIQGKIEFKNVWFSYNGKDWVLKDVSFVVNPGETVAFVGATGAGKSSIISLLSRFYDIQKGEILIDGIDIRKVRQQDLRKHIGVVLQDVFLFTGDIKSNIRLNNKNITDNDIYMVAKYVNAHHFIKKLPESYESKVTERGSTLSAGQRQLLAFARALAFNPKILVLDEATANIDTETEMLIQDALKKLTKGRTTIAIAHRLSTIQHADKIIVLHKGRIREMGTHNELLQKKGLYYNLYMLQYKDQLIEGKAN; from the coding sequence ATGGAATACCAACAAGAAGAAGTAATGGCAAAACCTTTTGACATTAAAATAATGAAAAGACTTTTGACATATGCTAAACCTTACTGGTTGTACATTTTTATAGCAGCTGTAAGTATACTTTTAGTAACAGCATCAAACCTTCTACGACCATACCTCGTCCAAAAAGCTATTGATAACTATATAAATAACCCTAACATTCCTAAAGCAGAAGCAATAAATGGCGTTACCCATATAGGAATTTTGTATCTAATAATCATAACTGTAGCCTTTATCATAAATTATGGACAGATTTATTTGATTCAGTACACAGGACAAAAAATAATCTTTAACTTAAGGCAACAAATATTTGAACATCTACAGAGTTTATCATTATCATTTTTTGATAAAAACCCTGTAGGAAGATTGGTGACCCGTGTTACAAACGACACCGACACTTTAAATGAAATGTACACAAGTGTCATAGCAAATCTTTTTAATGACATTTTTATAATATTTGGAATAATCATTGCTATGGTAAGTTATAATGTAAAACTTGCATTAATCAGCCTCTCAACTACTCCGTTAATTATTGTAGGAATGTACATATACAGAAAACTGGCTTCACAAGCCTATAGACTTGTAAGAGTTCGCCTTGCCAGAATAAATGCTTTTCTTTCAGAACACATAAGTGGAATGAAAATTGTACAACTTTTTGTAACAGAGCATAAAAAAAGCAAAGAATTTGAAAAAATAAATAAAGATTATTATGACGCTAACATGAGGCAGCTTACAATTTTTGCAATATTCCGTCCTTCTATGGATGTAATATATTCTTTAACTTTGGCTCTTTTAATCTGGTATGGTGGGAAAGACATAATATCTCACAAAATTGAATTTGGCGTACTTTACGCTTTTGTAAATTATCTGCAACAACTGTTTCAGCCAATTTTTGACATATCAGAAAAATATGACATACTTCAATCGGCAATGGCTTCAGCAGAAAGAATTTTTATACTTTTAGATACAAAAGAACAAATAAAGGACCCTAAAGAACCTATTCCTTTAGAAGACATCCAAGGAAAAATAGAATTTAAAAATGTTTGGTTTTCTTACAACGGAAAAGACTGGGTATTAAAAGATGTAAGTTTTGTGGTCAATCCTGGCGAGACAGTAGCTTTTGTAGGGGCAACTGGCGCAGGAAAAAGCTCTATAATAAGCCTTTTAAGTCGATTTTATGACATACAAAAAGGAGAAATTTTAATTGACGGAATTGACATAAGAAAAGTAAGGCAACAAGATTTGAGAAAACATATAGGTGTTGTATTACAAGATGTCTTTCTTTTTACGGGAGATATTAAATCAAACATAAGACTAAACAACAAAAACATAACAGACAACGACATTTACATGGTAGCAAAATATGTAAATGCTCATCACTTTATAAAAAAACTTCCAGAAAGCTATGAGTCAAAAGTAACCGAAAGAGGCTCTACTTTGTCAGCCGGTCAGAGACAGCTTTTAGCCTTTGCAAGAGCTTTGGCCTTTAACCCAAAAATATTGGTATTAGATGAGGCAACGGCAAATATCGACACAGAGACAGAAATGCTTATACAGGACGCTTTAAAAAAGCTTACAAAAGGTCGTACTACCATTGCAATAGCCCATAGATTATCAACGATACAGCACGCAGATAAAATAATTGTACTTCACAAAGGACGTATCAGAGAAATGGGCACTCACAACGAACTTTTGCAGAAAAAAGGCTTATACTACAATTTATATATGCTGCAGTACAAAGACCAATTAATAGAAGGAAAAGCTAACTAG
- a CDS encoding aspartate-semialdehyde dehydrogenase yields MGVNVAIVGATGMVGRTFLKVMEDRNFPVDKLYLFASSKSAGQKITFRGNEYIVEELTEESFKRDIQIALFSAGATISKQFAPIAASHGVVVIDNSSAWRMDENVPLVVPEVNPQDISWHKGIIANPNCSTIQMVVPLKPLHDKYKIKRIVVSTYQAVSGAGKKGVDDLERSLRGEPCQVFPHPIANNCIPHIDSFAPNGYTKEELKMINETKKIMGDSSIKVSPTTVRVPVANSHSESVNVEFARPYEMEELIEVLKHAPGVVVQDDPQNNIYPLATYATGKDEVFVGRIRRDETVYSGVNMWIVADNIRKGAATNAVQIAELLIKNM; encoded by the coding sequence ATGGGAGTTAATGTGGCAATTGTAGGAGCTACCGGAATGGTAGGTAGGACTTTTCTTAAAGTAATGGAAGATAGAAATTTCCCAGTTGACAAACTTTATTTATTTGCTTCTTCAAAATCTGCGGGTCAAAAAATCACATTTAGAGGTAATGAATACATTGTAGAAGAACTTACTGAAGAAAGTTTTAAAAGAGACATTCAAATCGCTCTTTTTTCCGCTGGTGCAACTATAAGCAAACAATTCGCTCCAATAGCTGCTTCTCATGGCGTAGTCGTAATTGACAATTCCAGCGCTTGGAGAATGGATGAAAATGTACCTTTGGTTGTCCCTGAAGTAAATCCTCAAGACATTTCATGGCATAAAGGAATAATAGCAAATCCCAATTGCTCTACCATTCAAATGGTAGTTCCTTTAAAGCCTCTTCACGACAAATATAAAATAAAAAGAATAGTGGTATCCACCTATCAAGCAGTGTCTGGAGCAGGTAAAAAAGGTGTAGATGACCTTGAAAGAAGTTTAAGAGGAGAACCATGCCAAGTATTCCCTCATCCTATTGCAAACAACTGTATTCCTCACATTGATTCTTTCGCACCAAATGGATATACAAAGGAAGAATTAAAAATGATAAACGAAACCAAGAAAATCATGGGAGATAGTTCAATAAAGGTATCTCCTACAACAGTAAGAGTACCTGTTGCAAACTCTCACAGTGAATCTGTCAATGTAGAATTTGCAAGGCCTTATGAAATGGAAGAATTAATAGAGGTCTTAAAACATGCTCCAGGAGTTGTTGTACAAGACGATCCTCAAAATAATATTTATCCTCTTGCAACTTATGCCACAGGAAAAGATGAAGTTTTTGTAGGCAGAATAAGAAGAGATGAAACAGTCTACAGCGGTGTGAACATGTGGATTGTAGCTGACAACATAAGAAAAGGGGCAGCTACGAACGCCGTTCAAATAGCGGAACTTTTAATTAAAAATATGTGA
- the dapA gene encoding 4-hydroxy-tetrahydrodipicolinate synthase, translating into MPVFKGSGVAIVTPFNEEGVNFEKLGELIEWHIKEGTDAIIICGTTGEASTMTQEEQQQAIKFTVEKVAGRIPVIAGTGSNNTAHAVEMSEYAQSAGADALLVITPYYNKTTQKGLVAHFTEIARHVDIPIIIYNVPSRTSLNMLPETYLELSKHVDNVVGVKEASGDIVQVAEIARIMGKSFEIYSGNDDQVIPIMSLGGLGVISVTANIIPAKIHEMTTAYLNGDIEKARDMQLELNPLNKALFIETNPIPVKTAMNLMGFNVGPLRLPLVEMSDKNLEYLKSVLSKYGLLKEAN; encoded by the coding sequence ATGCCTGTTTTTAAAGGATCGGGTGTTGCTATTGTTACCCCATTTAATGAAGAGGGCGTAAATTTTGAAAAACTTGGCGAGCTTATTGAATGGCATATCAAAGAAGGAACTGATGCTATCATCATATGTGGTACCACTGGTGAAGCCTCTACAATGACACAAGAAGAACAACAGCAAGCAATTAAATTTACAGTCGAAAAAGTGGCTGGAAGAATACCAGTAATTGCAGGAACCGGTTCTAACAACACAGCCCATGCTGTTGAAATGAGTGAATATGCTCAATCTGCAGGTGCTGATGCTCTTTTAGTTATAACACCCTATTACAACAAAACAACACAAAAGGGATTAGTGGCTCATTTTACTGAAATAGCAAGACACGTAGACATACCTATTATTATTTATAATGTCCCCAGCAGGACATCTCTCAATATGTTGCCAGAAACTTATCTCGAATTGAGCAAACACGTAGATAATGTAGTAGGTGTAAAAGAAGCCAGTGGTGACATCGTACAGGTAGCCGAAATTGCCCGCATCATGGGTAAATCCTTTGAAATATACTCAGGAAATGACGACCAAGTAATACCAATAATGTCTTTAGGTGGCCTTGGGGTAATATCCGTCACGGCAAATATAATCCCGGCAAAAATACATGAAATGACAACCGCTTATTTAAATGGAGATATTGAAAAGGCAAGAGACATGCAGTTAGAACTTAATCCTCTAAATAAAGCCCTCTTTATAGAAACAAACCCTATTCCTGTAAAAACTGCTATGAACTTAATGGGATTCAACGTAGGACCCCTACGCCTCCCACTTGTTGAAATGAGCGATAAAAACTTAGAATATCTGAAATCTGTTCTTTCAAAATACGGTTTATTGAAGGAGGCAAATTAA
- the dapB gene encoding 4-hydroxy-tetrahydrodipicolinate reductase, which produces MIRIIIHGCNGKMGKVVAKLAAESPDFKIVAGVDKNISPLDFPVYSDLKDVKEEADVVIDFSYHEAVPDMVKAALQKKLPVVIATTGLSEEELNVIKDASKEIPIFKSANMSLGVNILINLVKEAAKILQQDFDIEIIEKHHNMKKDAPSGTALMIADSINQVLNDKKEYVYGRHTKTEQRKPNELGIHAVRGGTIVGEHQVIFAGHDEVITISHSAQSREIFGYGALQAAKFIINQKPGLYTMEDLVKKG; this is translated from the coding sequence ATGATTAGAATAATAATTCACGGCTGTAACGGAAAAATGGGAAAAGTCGTAGCAAAGTTAGCAGCAGAAAGTCCCGATTTTAAAATAGTGGCAGGAGTAGATAAAAACATCTCTCCTCTTGACTTTCCTGTTTACAGCGATTTAAAAGATGTAAAAGAAGAAGCGGATGTAGTAATTGACTTTTCATACCATGAAGCTGTACCTGATATGGTTAAAGCCGCCTTACAAAAGAAACTTCCTGTAGTCATTGCCACAACAGGACTCAGTGAAGAAGAATTAAATGTCATAAAAGATGCATCAAAAGAAATACCAATTTTCAAATCTGCAAATATGTCCCTTGGAGTAAATATACTTATAAACCTTGTAAAAGAAGCTGCAAAAATATTGCAACAAGATTTTGATATTGAAATAATAGAAAAACATCATAACATGAAAAAAGACGCTCCAAGTGGTACTGCGTTAATGATTGCAGATAGCATAAACCAAGTACTAAATGACAAAAAGGAATACGTGTATGGACGCCATACTAAAACTGAACAGAGAAAACCGAATGAATTAGGGATACATGCAGTAAGGGGCGGCACAATTGTGGGTGAACACCAAGTAATTTTTGCTGGTCACGATGAAGTAATCACCATAAGTCACTCTGCCCAATCCCGTGAAATTTTTGGCTATGGCGCCCTACAAGCTGCAAAATTCATAATAAATCAAAAACCTGGCTTATATACAATGGAAGACCTTGTGAAGAAAGGATGA
- the dapD gene encoding 2,3,4,5-tetrahydropyridine-2,6-dicarboxylate N-acetyltransferase: MIILSTNDNLTNPYEIARYIKEAKKSTPVRAYIQGNIEIEETEELEVYGCDNFKIVFGELEVVEKLLEINKDKIKHYRLEYDRRNSAIPLLDIKHLDARIEPGAIIRDKVKIGKNAVIMMGAVINIGAEIGENSMIDMNAVIGARGIIGKNVHVGAGAVIAGVLEPPSSVPVVLEDNVLVGANAVILEGVRVGHGAVVAAGSVVTEDVPPNTVVAGVPAKIVKIVDDKTREKTKLMEDLRG, translated from the coding sequence ATGATAATTTTGAGCACAAATGATAACTTGACAAACCCTTATGAAATTGCAAGATACATTAAAGAGGCAAAAAAGTCAACGCCCGTTAGAGCTTACATACAAGGGAATATAGAGATTGAAGAAACCGAAGAATTAGAAGTATATGGCTGTGACAACTTTAAAATCGTCTTTGGGGAATTGGAAGTCGTTGAAAAATTGCTTGAAATAAACAAAGATAAAATAAAACATTATCGCTTAGAGTATGATCGCAGAAACTCTGCAATTCCTTTACTGGATATTAAGCATCTTGACGCGAGAATAGAACCCGGTGCAATAATTAGAGATAAAGTCAAAATAGGCAAAAACGCTGTGATAATGATGGGGGCAGTGATAAATATAGGTGCAGAAATTGGTGAAAATTCTATGATAGACATGAACGCAGTAATAGGCGCCAGAGGAATTATAGGCAAAAACGTCCATGTAGGAGCTGGAGCTGTTATAGCCGGGGTATTAGAACCCCCCAGCAGTGTACCAGTTGTGCTTGAAGATAACGTACTTGTCGGGGCAAACGCAGTTATATTAGAAGGAGTAAGAGTAGGTCATGGAGCTGTTGTAGCAGCAGGATCAGTTGTGACAGAAGATGTACCACCTAACACAGTAGTTGCAGGAGTTCCAGCAAAGATTGTAAAAATAGTAGATGACAAAACCCGTGAAAAAACAAAACTCATGGAAGACTTAAGAGGTTAA
- a CDS encoding cob(I)yrinic acid a,c-diamide adenosyltransferase, whose amino-acid sequence MERGLIQVYTGDGKGKTTASIGLGIRAVGRGFKVYMVQFLKGTDTGELHTLKNIENFKVFRFQSTEKFFWSLNEEEKKILAEDMKKAYEFVVDVLQNKKCDILILDEIMAAIHSKMYTVEDVLKLIDMKPTEMELVLTGRSAPQEIIEKADLVTEMKAIKHPFEKGIPARYGIEY is encoded by the coding sequence TTGGAGAGAGGACTTATACAAGTTTATACTGGAGATGGCAAAGGAAAGACGACGGCTTCTATTGGACTTGGCATAAGAGCGGTGGGAAGAGGCTTTAAAGTTTATATGGTACAATTTCTGAAAGGCACGGATACAGGGGAGTTGCATACACTTAAGAATATTGAAAATTTCAAGGTTTTTAGGTTTCAATCAACAGAAAAGTTTTTTTGGAGTTTAAATGAAGAGGAAAAGAAGATTCTTGCTGAGGATATGAAAAAAGCCTATGAATTTGTTGTAGATGTCCTTCAAAACAAAAAGTGCGATATTTTAATTTTAGATGAGATAATGGCGGCAATACATAGTAAAATGTACACAGTGGAAGATGTGTTAAAGTTAATAGATATGAAACCGACGGAGATGGAATTGGTTTTGACAGGAAGGAGTGCTCCTCAGGAGATAATTGAAAAAGCGGATTTGGTTACAGAGATGAAAGCGATTAAGCATCCTTTTGAAAAAGGAATACCAGCGAGATACGGAATAGAATACTAA
- a CDS encoding single-stranded DNA-binding protein, producing the protein MAGNFLENNVVVVVGKIFTDLEYSHELYGEEFFNFILEVPRLSETKDYLPVTISNRLFEGMNLQVGTRVKIEGQLRSYNRKSPEEGKNKLILTIFTRDIRVLSEDEVVKNPNEIFLDGFICKKPVYRTTPFGREITDLLIAVNRPYNKSDYIPVIAWGRNARFSEKLEIGDRIRLWGRVQSREYQKKLGDEVVTKVAYEVSITRMEVVEKELQKS; encoded by the coding sequence ATGGCAGGCAACTTTTTGGAGAACAATGTAGTTGTAGTGGTAGGGAAAATTTTTACTGATTTAGAGTACAGTCATGAACTATATGGAGAAGAATTTTTTAATTTTATTTTGGAAGTTCCAAGATTGAGTGAAACGAAAGATTATCTTCCTGTTACTATTTCTAACCGTTTATTTGAAGGTATGAATTTACAGGTAGGTACCAGGGTAAAGATTGAAGGGCAATTGAGGTCATACAATAGAAAATCTCCAGAAGAAGGGAAAAATAAGTTGATTTTGACCATATTTACTCGAGACATAAGGGTATTGTCGGAAGATGAAGTAGTAAAAAATCCGAATGAAATTTTTTTGGATGGCTTTATTTGTAAAAAACCAGTTTATAGAACTACTCCCTTTGGGAGAGAGATAACTGATTTATTAATTGCGGTAAATAGGCCTTATAACAAATCTGATTACATACCTGTCATAGCGTGGGGAAGAAATGCAAGGTTTTCTGAAAAGTTAGAAATAGGAGATCGTATACGTTTATGGGGAAGAGTGCAGAGTAGGGAATACCAAAAAAAACTGGGCGATGAAGTGGTTACAAAGGTCGCTTATGAGGTTTCTATTACGAGGATGGAAGTGGTTGAAAAAGAATTACAAAAGAGTTAG
- a CDS encoding Mur ligase family protein, which translates to MIHILIGGSTGKTAILKFISHCVNTNEVVVEELEDQNKRVDILIVSNISNDEYFQKLKNYIYTFPSSVIIINADDEKSNKLFARGINSTLITCGLNPKSSITASSILYEDGGYGFNYCVQRSFFNLKGRLIEPLEIPVEIKVPGQYNIYNSLFVITVLLILGYEIKDIQNVVKTFENSGR; encoded by the coding sequence ATGATACATATATTAATTGGCGGGAGCACAGGGAAAACTGCGATTTTAAAATTCATTTCTCATTGTGTAAATACAAATGAAGTGGTAGTAGAAGAATTGGAAGACCAAAATAAAAGAGTGGACATATTAATTGTTTCTAACATTTCCAACGATGAATATTTTCAAAAATTAAAAAATTATATCTATACTTTCCCCAGTAGTGTAATAATAATAAACGCTGATGATGAAAAATCAAATAAACTTTTTGCACGGGGAATAAATTCTACTCTTATAACTTGCGGGTTGAATCCTAAATCTTCTATAACTGCTTCTTCTATATTATACGAAGATGGAGGCTATGGATTCAATTATTGCGTACAAAGGTCTTTTTTTAATTTAAAAGGCAGATTGATAGAGCCATTGGAAATACCTGTTGAAATAAAAGTTCCTGGACAGTATAATATATATAACTCATTATTTGTAATAACTGTATTATTAATTTTAGGGTATGAAATTAAAGATATACAAAATGTGGTTAAAACCTTTGAGAATAGTGGGCGGTGA
- a CDS encoding cell wall hydrolase, producing MKNKILKIAVVYLIIFIMIFGGITSAYAYDKIHVVSKGESLYLIAKWYGSDVNSIKQANGKWSDLIYPGEKLVVPVNENSDYYNYLVDRYLIAKMIYAEARGESFEGQVAVGAVILNRVKSGIFPNTVAGVIYQPDAFEPVTNGEFFNHEPDLTAFKAADAALAGWDPTGGALYFFNPATSTSWWIWTRTITNVIGHHWFGI from the coding sequence ATGAAGAATAAAATTTTGAAAATTGCTGTAGTATATTTAATAATTTTTATAATGATATTTGGAGGAATTACTTCGGCATACGCTTACGACAAAATCCACGTTGTTTCTAAAGGTGAATCTTTGTATTTAATAGCGAAATGGTATGGTAGTGATGTAAATAGCATAAAACAGGCAAATGGGAAATGGAGCGATTTGATATATCCTGGTGAAAAATTGGTTGTGCCAGTAAATGAAAATAGTGATTATTACAATTATCTTGTTGACAGATATTTAATCGCAAAAATGATTTATGCTGAAGCTCGTGGAGAAAGCTTTGAGGGTCAGGTCGCTGTAGGGGCGGTAATTTTGAATAGAGTAAAAAGCGGTATTTTCCCAAATACTGTAGCAGGAGTTATATATCAGCCAGATGCTTTTGAACCTGTAACGAATGGTGAATTTTTCAATCATGAACCTGACCTTACAGCTTTTAAAGCAGCAGATGCAGCTTTAGCTGGATGGGACCCAACAGGAGGAGCACTATACTTTTTCAATCCAGCTACTTCAACTTCTTGGTGGATATGGACAAGGACAATTACAAATGTGATAGGACACCACTGGTTCGGAATATAG